aaaaaaattaaatttggaaataattgCAATATTTGACAAAATAGCAGACATAATCATTTTTGGAGTTCAAGGTAGTATCATTGGTAAAATTGATTatatgaatataaaaattgaattaatgtTTGATgtcttttagaaaataaaattcaaaatcttaaaacCTACTCTTCCAGAGTTATCCATAAACATTGGAGAAGTGCACTGTCCTGGTGTTTGAGTTGGTCCAGAAGTTGTTCCACACTGTGTTCCAACTTTTCTCTTACAAACAAATGGTAGAGAAGTATCACAATAGCTACTAATCCATTTTCCAGTTGAAACAATATCATTTGAAAGAGCCATACTCCAACACATTCCAAGATTTATATTTGAGTATCCAATGTTGTCATAATTCCAGCTTGTTCCATCAATCCAACTATTAGAATTTTGATTATTAGCTACTGCTCCAATTCGAATATATGTTGGTGCATTTGTTGTGAATAAAGATTGaacataattattttcttcaatcGAGTGAATTGATACAAGATTTCCACATGCTTGTTGGCAAGAAAATTGAGCATCTTGTTTGGGAAGGGCAGAAAGAGACGGATAATAGCAATTTCCATTATATTGGAATGAACAGGTATCGGTGATTGGGCTTGTTGGTGCTGTTTCACAGATAAAGTTCAGGCTCATTGTGTTACAGTCTCCGCTGAGCCATTTTCCCGCAAATGAGCCACTTGTTGGCACGTAGACGCAGTTTCCAACTTCAACAAGAGGGtatcctgaaaataaatattgatcTTAAGAAACATTTAAGATTCTAAGAATTCTAACAAAATCGCAACTtcccttttaaaaatttcacacgATCCTTCAACTtggtagaaaaataaatgaataaaagaTAGCTCGAAAGCTGGTGGTTCAGGCTTAAGTCTTTAATAAgtcggaaatttttgtttctcagaatttagttCTGATTTCAGTAAAACATCTTGGGATCAATTCAGATATAGTTCGAATTATAAACGTTATTCAGCCCCAAGTTAGTACCTTTAAGAAAATGATGACTTTGATATACAAATCTTACCCGGAGCAAATCCATTATAGCCTCCCGCATTTCCACTTTGATCATCCCATTGACAAGATGCTGGGTTTCCAGACAAAGAACATTTGATCCCAAGCCAATATGGAGTTACTGAAACAGCAGCCAATTGTAGATATGCATTATTGTCGATAGCATTTTGAACAGAAATCAAGTGTCCTCCATATGAACTACAATTAGCTGTAGCATCTGAGTGCTTCGCGACGTCTGTGATAAgcttcacacattttttgcttGTACTCAAAGCAGTGAATCCTGCAGGACAAGTGTCTGCCGAGACTGCTACAAGAATGGCGAGAAGTAAAGTAGAGTGAAACCACATATCGCATCGTCGGAAATGATTACTTTTGCAATCATTTAAATAGAATGTGCGACGCCCACTGAAATATGGATTATTTGACACTCTTATCttaataattggaaaaaaaagtgttatcAGTAATTGATGATGATACGACTTAAAGATGACGAATGGGAAAATCACACTTTAAGCtgtttaatattcaaataaatataacaTTATTGTGATTAAAACGTGAATTTCCGGAGGTTAAATTTCATAAGAAGAGACGAATAATATTCAGAGCTAGGGCTGTTATAGGGGACGAGGGGGGACGTCCCCCTCGATTATTGAATGCTTTTTCCGGCGTCCCTTTTGTCGGAAACTGAAGCCCCAAAATCAAATCGAAGTAATATCCATAATATTAATCCAAATTGATTTTGGGGCTCCAGTTTCCGACAAAAGGGACGCGGGAAAAAGCCCTCAAAAATCCAGGGGGACGACCACCCCCTATTCAGAGCACAAGTGTTAAAGCTCCACGGCGACGCCTCATCCCCGCCCAAACTTTGCTGCgtatttttgtgaattgtctttttaatctcattttttcagctgcGTGTTCCGAGAGAGAGGATAAAATTTTCCTGTGGAATCTCTGCAGAGATTGATACTTTTTAATCGACAAAAATGCAtcattttgcattttaaataaatttctttCCATTTTGCATACATTTGTCTATGTAGAGTTAGAAAAGATTTCTTCAACTTTCAGCCTATGTCACTTAACAAGAGTctatattttaaatgtttaacaCACATTGGAAGTTCGACCAAACATTGTTGCACCTCCACATTTTCAGTGGCCCACTATTTCAAATCGGAAGTGAAACATCATGCTTCACAACACATGCCATCTATGGCACCTATGAACACATTTGATTTCTCGCCCAGCACCATCAGATGTACGAAAATGGATTTGGTAACATTTATCATTCGAAATGTCATGGAATATCATGTCGTAATGTTCCACGAGATTTGGAGTACAACAATCGAAAATCTATCCATCATAATCATCAgggaaaaacaataaaaaagaagaacggGCGGCTGGTTTTTTGTCGAGGAATCGAGATTGATGGGAAGCAGATCAAGAAGCCTAGAGATCCATcttcaacaagaaaaaagtaagcttttagatatttttcattttgatattaCATTTCAAATAATCTGTCTAAACTATACACACTGGTTCGTCAGAATTTTCTGATCTGCAGGGTCAAATCAAAAACGTCAAATGTTCAAATGCAAGTTGTTCTCCATGAAGAATGTCTTCCATCATTTCCAGCATGGAAAGGACAAGTGGAAAGTCTTGCCGAGAAATTAAAAGATGGTGGTTTAGAAACAActttaaaagaaattaaagTACTCTGGAAGGACTGGACTAGAGAAGCTGCAAAGAATTATTTAGCAGGTGAAGAAATCAGGTATGCACAcatta
This is a stretch of genomic DNA from Caenorhabditis elegans chromosome V. It encodes these proteins:
- the clec-41 gene encoding Cubilin (Confirmed by transcript evidence), giving the protein MWFHSTLLLAILVAVSADTCPAGFTALSTSKKCVKLITDVAKHSDATANCSSYGGHLISVQNAIDNNAYLQLAAVSVTPYWLGIKCSLSGNPASCQWDDQSGNAGGYNGFAPGYPLVEVGNCVYVPTSGSFAGKWLSGDCNTMSLNFICETAPTSPITDTCSFQYNGNCYYPSLSALPKQDAQFSCQQACGNLVSIHSIEENNYVQSLFTTNAPTYIRIGAVANNQNSNSWIDGTSWNYDNIGYSNINLGMCWSMALSNDIVSTGKWISSYCDTSLPFVCKRKVGTQCGTTSGPTQTPGQCTSPMFMDNSGRFYSPSWPYSYIGEQNPCNYILDTPVGSLVQIRFPVMNLDSQASISIYSRIEDTTPLVVLQGNSASNQWYTSTTNTMKVVFRPCIANCPNDGVNYRWEADFKPSTDVTQPPVTVTPNPNNPSGCNSTILVAPGSISTPNYPNYYPNFLLCMYHLSTTGGYRINLDFGAIDTEQCCDIIEVHDGPLLGSPKLGIVSGTWPAHAKTYQSSSNSMLVTFSTDSSGQGSGFSANFWAL